The Deinococcus sp. YIM 134068 genomic interval CGACCGACATCCTGACCATCCATGACTACGCCGACGACCCGCAGGCGCTGCTGCGGCGCTACGGCACGCTGGAGTCCACCCGGCTGTCGCTGGAGCAGCAGCAGCCCGCCGACCGGGCGCTGACGCTGCCGGGCTTTCAGGCGGTGGGGCAGCCCGTGGTGCTCTCGGAGTTCGGCGGCATCGCCTACATCCCCGACCGCTCCAGCGGCTGGGGCTACAGCGAGTCGCAGAGCGAGGCCGACTTCGTGGAGGACTACGGGGCGCTCCTCGCCGCGATCCACGCCTGCCTGGGCCTGTCGGGCTTCTGCTACACCCAGCTCACCGACACCTTTCAGGAGAAAAACGGCCTGCTGTACGAGGACCGCACCCCGAAGGCCGACCTCCTCAAGCTCGCCCGCAGCACCCAGGGCACCCGCACCGCCCGCGAGATGACCATCGACCCCCTGATGAACCCCTTCGGCAACTCGCCCCGCTGGCTGCAACGCCAGTACAACGCGCTGATGGACGCGGCGGACCCCGAGGAACGGACCTCCGGCGACCTCATCGCGGGCGAGGCGTCGGAGGACTGAGGGAGGCCGGCGCGGTCAGGCCGAACCGGTCCGTGAGGACGTTGGGTCTGGGTGTGATTCTTCCCTCCGGCGCTCGGTATGCGGGAGAGAACGGGCGCGTCACACGCCTCTTCTCTCCCCCTCCCCTTGTGGGGGACCCGGAGAACCGCGAGGCGGGCGAGACGGAGGAGCGGGGCGCGCGGTCCTGATCCCCGTGCGCCCCGCTTCTTCCCCGGTCTCCCGCATCTCCCCCGCCCCATGTTCAAGCCCGGCGGGCCGACCCATATCCGACTTGCTTGCACTCGGCCTTGTGCGCGTACAGGCGGCGGTCGGCGAGCCGCAGCAGCGCCGGAACGTCGGCGGCCTCGGAGGGGAAGGAGGCCAGCCCCGCGCCCATCCGCAGGGTGCCGCCCTCCAGCCGTTGCAACGCCGTGAGGATGCGCTCGGCCTGGGGCACGGCCCCCTCGACCGGGCCGGGCAGCAGGACGGCGAACTCGTCGCCGCCCAACCTGAAGGACGCCGCCGGGGCCAGCTCCTCCAGACAGCGGCCCACGCCCGCGAGCAGCGCGTCGCCCGCCGGGTGGCCGCACTCGTCGTTGACCCGCTTGAAGTCGTTGAGGTCGATCAGGAGCAGGGTCAGGGGCTGGCCCGCCGCCACGTGTCCGGCGAGCCGGGCGTCGAAGGCGCGGCGGTTGCCCAGCCCGGTCAGGGCGTCGAGGTGGGCGAGGCGTTCGAGTTCCGCGTACGCCGCGTGGGCCGCCGAGTAGTCCTCCTGCACGCCGACGAAATAGCGCACCACGCCGCCCTCCCGGATGGGACGAATCCGCAGTTTGTACCACATCGTGCGCCCGTCCTTGCGGTAGTTGAGGACCACCCGCTCGATCGGCTCGCCCCGGTCCAGGGCGTCACGCAGCGCGGCGATGTCCGCCGGGTCGGTTTCAGGGCCTTGCAGGAAGCTGCACGGGTGGCCCACCACCTCGTCCGGGTGGTAGCCCGTCTCGCGGGTGAAGGTCGCGTTCACGTACAGGATGCGCCGCTCGGCGTCGGTGACGAGCAGCCCCACGTCGGCGGCGTCGAGCACCGACCAGACGAGTTCGGCGGGGAGCGGCGGGGCCGGGGCGAGCGTCATCGGCCCGACCAGAAGGGGGCCGCCTGCGGGCTGAGGCCAGCCACCTCCGGGGCGGGGCGGCCCAGGAAGTAGCCCTGCGCGTAGTCGGCCCCCAGTTCACGCACCATGCCGAGTTCCTCCGCCGTCTCGATCCCCTCGGCGACCACCCGGATGCCGAGGTCGTGGGCGAAGCGGACGAGCGCCGTGACGAGCGGCACGCGGGGATCGGCCCCGTGCAGCCCGCGAATGAGGTCGCGGTCGAGCTTCACGATGTCGGGCCGCAGCTCGGAGAGGTAGCTCAGACCCGTGTGCCCGGCCCCCAGGTCGTCGAGCGCCACCTGCGCGCCCTCGGCCCGGTAGCGCTCGAGGATGGATTTGAGGAGCCGCAGGTCGGGGAAGGCCTCGCTCTCCGTGACCTCGAACAGCAGCCGCGAGAAGTCGGCCCCGACCTCGCGGCAGGCGTCGAAGGTGGTGAGCAGGCAGATGTCGGGGTTGTACACCACGCCCGGCGCGAAGTTGATGAACAGCACCTGACCCGCGCCGAGCTGCGGGTACGCCTGGCGGATGGCCCCGCGCCGGGCGTGGGCGTCGAAGCCGCGCGACTGCCCGTGGGCGGCGGCGGCCTGAAGCAGCGGCCCGGCCCCGAACAGCCGTCCCTCCACCTCGGCGCGCACCAGGGCCTCGTACCCGTACACCCCGCCGCCGCGCATCTCCACGATGGGCTGGAGGTGAAAGCGCAGGTGCTGGCACGCCCCCGCGAACCAACCGCTCGTCAGCCGCCCCACCCACTGCTCCAGGGACGCGAGGTGCCACGTCTCCAGCCGCTCCCCGGCCCACGGCGCGGCGAGCACGTCGGGCCGCTCGGTGCGCGAGAACGCGGCGAGGACCTCGCTCAACAGGTCGAAGCCCCGCGCGGGCACCACGAAGGCGTCGTCCCGCACCTCCAGCGGCAGCCCGTGGGCGGCCAGCAACAGGGCGAGCTTGCGGTGAAGGTGACGCGAGGACGCGTGGACGGACAGCGCCTCCAGCCGCGTCACGTCCAGGGGCACGACCGCATGACAGTCGCACGTGGTAAACCCGGTCGCGTGTCCGGTCGCGGAGGCGGGGAGCTGGAGAGTCGTCACAGCGGAGGCAGTCATCAGGGGCGTTTTAGCGAAATACTTCATACAAGGGTCTGACAGGAGAGAATGCAAAAGAAGGGCTTCGGCAGCTTGAAATGAGGCCAAGGATGAGCTTGAGTACCCATCATGGAAGCGGCAGGGAGAAGGCAATGAAACAGGAGAACTCGGTCTATCTGGGCCTCGATCTCGGCACGGGCAGCCTCAAGGCGCTGCTCCTGAGCGGGGCGGGCGAGGTGCTGGCGCGGGAGTCGGCCCCCTACCAGGTCTCGTACCCGCAACCGGGCTGGGCGGAGAGCGACCCGCGCGAGTGGGAGGCGGCGGCGGTGACGGCCACGCGCGCCCTGCCGGGGGAACTGCGGGCGCAGGTGAGGGCGGTGAGTTTCTCCGGGCAGATGCACGGCGTCGTCCTGACGGACGCGGCGCTCGTCCCGCTGCGCCCCGCCGTGCTGTGGCTGGATGCCCGGAGCGTACCCCTCCTGCCGAGGTTCGCGCGCCTCGCCGGACCGCGCCCCAACCCGGTGACGGCGGGCATGGCCGGGCCGACGCTGCTGTGGGTGCGAGGGCACGAGGAAGCGGTGTACGCCGCCGCGCGCTGGGCCTTCCAGCCGAAGGACTGGCTGCGCGCCCGGCTGGGCGGTGATCCGGCGGGCGACCCCTCCGACGCCTCGGGCACGCTGCTCGCCAACGTGAACGGGGAGTGGAACTTGGGGTTGCTTCGCGCCCTCGGCCTGCGCGCGGACCTCCTGCCGCCGCTGCGGGCCTCGGACGAGGTGGTGGGGACGCTCTCGGCGGGGGCGGCTTCCCTCCTAGGCCTGCCGGAGGGCGTGCCGCTCGTGACGGGCGCGGGTGACACGGCGGCGGCGCTGTTCGGGGGTGGCCTCGGACCGGACGAGGCGGGCCTGACGGTGGGCAGCGGGGCGCAGATCGTGCGGCGGCTGGACGTGCCGCGCGCCGACCCCCGCCTTCAGCTCTACCGGGCCGCCGGGCCGGGCTGGTACGCCCTCGCCGCGATGCAGAACGCCGGGCTGGCGCTGGAGTGGGCGCGCGGCGTGCTGGGCCTGAGCTGGGAGGACGCCTACGCGGAGGCCTTCGCTCCCTCCGTGACCGCCCCGCCCGCCTTCCTGCCCTACCTGTCGGGCGAGCGCACCCCCCTCATGGACCCCCACGCCTGCGGCAGTTGGAGCGGTCTGCGGCTGGGGCAGACGCGCGGCGACCTGATGCGCGCGGCGCTGGAGGGGGTCGCCTTCGCCCTGCGCGACGGGCTGGACACGCTGGAGGAGGTCCACGGGCGCGCGGGGACGGTGCGCGTCGCGGGCGGCGGCACCGTGGACCCCCGCTGGCGGCAACTCCTCGCCGACGCGCTGGACCGTCCCCTCCGCCCCGGCGAGGTGCCCGACGCCTCGGCGCGGGGGGCGGCGCTGCTGGCCCTGGCAGGCGTCGGCGGCTCGCTCGCGGACGTGGCCCCGGTTCCCCTCGGCCCGCCCGTGGAGCCGGGGAGAGAGCGGGATGCCGTGCAGGAACGCTTCGCGCGGTGGAAGGAGCTGCAAGGGGCGTTGAGAGCGTGGTGGTCGGTGGGGTGAGGGGCGGCCAGCGGCCAGCTTCCAGCACGACGGCTCGAAGCTCGGAGCGGTGAGCAGCGGCACAAGCTCTTCTTTTGCTCATGGCTCACGGCCAAAGGCTCCCCCCCCCACCCCTCCGGCAAACCCTCTAGACTCGCCCCGTTCTTCCCAGTCGCCGCCCCCTTCACCCCACAAGGACGCACCCCATGACCCAGCCCCGCATCACCGTCTGGAACGAGTACCGCCACGAACACGAGAACCCCGCCGTCCGCGCGATCTATCCGCAGGGCATCCACCAGGCCATCGCGGACGGCCTGGGGGCGAACGGTCTCGGCGAGGTCCGCACCGCCACGCTGGACGAGCCGGAGCACGGGCTGACAGGTAACGTGCTGGACAGCACCGACGTGCTCGTGTGGTGGGGACACAAGGCGCACGGGGCCGTCTCGGACGAGGTGGTGGACCGGGTGGTGGCGCGCGTGCTGGACGGGATGGGCCTGATCGTGCTGCACTCCGGGCACTTCAGCAAGGTGTTCAAGCGGCTGATGGGCACGGGCTGCGACCTGAAGTGGCGCGAGGCGACCGACAAGGAGCGGCTGTGGGTGGTGAACCCCGCACACCCCATCGCGCAGGGGGTGGGCGAGTACCTGGAGCTGCCCGCCGAGGAGATGTACGGCGAACACTTCGACATCCCCACGCCCGACGAGCTGATCTTCGTGAGCTGGTTCACGGGCGGCGAAGTCTTCCGCTCGGGCTGCACCTTCACGCGCGGGAGCGGGAAAATCTTCTACTTCCGGCCCGGCCACGAGACGTACCCGACCTACCACCATGAGGGCGTCCTGCGCGTGATCGCCAACGGGGCACGCTGGGCCGCGCCGACCGCGAGCGCCCCCCGCGCCTTCGGGAACCGCGCGCCCCTTGAGCCGTTGCCGGAGCGCGTATGACCCAGGGAAGCCCCCAACTCCTGAACGTCGGCATCATCGGCGCGGGGGCCATCTCCTCGCGGCACTTCGAGGGCTACCGGCTGGCGGGCGCGAACGTGGTCGCCTTCGCCGATCCCAGCGAGGCCACCCGCCAGAGCCGGGAGGAGGAGTGGCAGGCGCGGGGCTACGCCGACTTCGGGGCGATGCTGGAGCGCGAGGCGGTGCAGGCGGTGAGCATCTGCACGCCGAACGCATATCACGCGCCCGCCGCGCTCGCGGCCCTGTCACGCGGCATCCATGTCCTGTGCGAGAAGCCGCTGTCACTCGACCTCGCCGCGTGTGACGCGATGATCACGGCGGCGCGGGAGGCGGGCGTGGTGCTCCAGACCAACCACCACCTGCGCTCCAGCCCGCTCGTGGAGACGGCCAAGCGCCTCATCGACGAGGGCCGCATCGGGCGCGTGACCTTCATGCGGCTGCGGCAGGCGCACGACTGGGGCGGCTCGCCGGAGGTGCGGGGGGCCTTCGGGAGCCTCGCGGCGAGCGGCGGCGGCACCCTGCTCGACAACGGCTGTCACCTGATGGACCTTGCGCGGCACCTGGGGGGCGAGGTGCGGAACATCCACGCCCGGATGCACACCCTGAAGTTCGACATCGAGGTGGAGGACACCGCCGTCGCCACCCTGGAGTTCGAGAGTGGGGCGCTGGCGAGCGTGGAGACCGCCTGGACCGCGACGGGCTGGGAGGAGGGCTTTTCGGTCTACGGCACGGCGGGGGCGCTGGAATGCACGAATAGACTGGGCAAGCCCCGGCTGCGCCACCTCCACCGCTCCTTCGCCTTCGGGGCGTGGGGCGAGGGCGACGAGACGTGGTACGACTTCGCCAATCCCGGCAACGCGCATGTCCGCAGCGTGGGGCACTTCGTCGCCTCCATCACGGGGGATGCCCCCGTCGTCTGCACGGGCGAGGATGGCCGCGAGAGCGTGCGGCTGGTGCTGGGCGGCTACGAGAGCGCCCGGAGCGGTCTGACGGTGGAACTGTAGCCCCCGTTCAGTCAACCGCGCGTCGGCGCTTGCCTGGAAGGCATGAGAAACCGCACAATCAGGGGTGATGCGGCAGAGCAAGGGCGTCCCGTCCCCCGGTCGCCGACCCCGGAGGTCCAGATGAATCGCACGGAGGAGGGCCTGTTCGTCGGCGCGGCGCTGATCATCCTGACGCTCGCCGTCCTGTACGGCGTGCAGACCTTATTTGTGCGGGCCACCCTCAGCGACGGCACACCCCCCGTCACGGCGTCGCCACCCCGGACACCGCCAGCCCCGGTCACACCGATAGAGACGACCCCGGCGCTCCCCGCGCCTGTCCCGGCAAGCGCGAGCCGGACGCCTCCTCCAGCGCGGCCAGCGGCATCCACGGAGACCCAGACCCAGGCGGCAATCCCGCCCAGGCCCACACGGACGGCGGCCTCCCCAGCACCCTTACCCTCTGCGACGGCCCCAACCGCAACTCGTGTGACGGCGACTCCTGCCCCGACCACCCCCAAAGCCTCGACGCCTCCCCCGTCGCCTGCCGCCGCATCAGCCCAGGTGGCCCCCGAATCGGCGACGCCCAAAGCGACGGCGATGAACACGCCCGTGACGCCTCCAGTTCCCGCTCCAACGACCCAGGCCCGACCTGAACCCGCTCCAGCAGCGACCCCCCTCGACCGGGGCCGGGAGCTGACGCGCTGGCTCTACGGCGAGCGGCTGGACGAGGTGTGGGCAGCCTTTTCCCCTACCGTGCGGGCCGAGTGGGGCAGCCTCGACGCCTTCCGGGCGTACCGCGCGGGCGGGCAGCAGGCCTACGGCGCAGAGATGCAGGTGCTGGACGAGCAGGTGACGCGCGACGGGACCGTCACCTACTACACCCGCACGGCCACCTTCGAGCGCGGCGAGCGGTCCCGCTGGACGGTCATCTTCGGGCTGGACGACCGGGGACGGGTGCAGGAGTTCGGCATCGTCGGGGCGGACCTGTCGCTGGGTGCTGAGTAGGCGAGGGCAACAGTAAAGCCCCCTTAAGCCGGGCGGGGAAAGCGGCGGGGCGGGCCGTGCCACCCTCGGGGCATGACCGACGGGACGCGCGCCGACAACACCGACACCACCCCGAACCCCGACATGGCGACCGAGGACAGCCCGGTCTACCAACCCCCGGCGGGGGCCGAGGAGACCGACCTCGCCGACGCCGCCGTGGACGGAACCAGCGCCTCCCACTACGGCGCGAACGATCCCGGCCTCTACGAGAACACCGACAAGCAGGACTGAACCACCACGCGGGAGCCGGGAGCATGAGGGGGACGCTCCCGGCTCCCGCCTGTTGGGGCAGATGTGCTGACGGCTGGTCGCTGGAAGCTGGCCGCCCCTCTGTGAAGACTTTCTTGGGACCCCATCATCCTCGCCCCACCGTTACGCCCTAACCTAATCCCCGCGAGGTCAATATGCCAAGAGAAGACATGATGAAGAACCACATGATGGCCCACCTCACCGACGCGCTGGGGGAGGGTCAGGACATCGGGCACTACGGGCGGCTGGTGTACACCATCGTCGGGCGGCATTTCGTGGAGGAAGACGAGCTGGTGTCGCTGCTCGCGCAGGACAAGGACTTCAGCGAGGAGGGGGCGCGCGACCTCGTGCGGCAGGTGCAGGAGGCCGACTACAGCCCGCCGGGCCGCGCCAAGATTCTGGAGTACATGGAAAAGCAGGACTTCCCTATCCTTCCGAACGCCGACGACCCCGACGAGGGCAACGTCTACCGCGACCTCGACTTCCCGCAGCATGTCTACGACCACATTCAGGAGTACCGTCACCAGAAGGCCGAGACGGACTGAGGAGTGAGGGATGAGGGGTCAGGTTTTAGGGGTTGCCCTAGCGCCTGACCCCTTTTCCTTTTGACCCATCCGTCTTCGGGCCAACCTGACCGATCAGGTGGAACGGGACATCGAACTGTCCGGGAGGCACGGCACCGCTGTCGAGCCGCCGAGTTGAAGTGAAGGAGAGGGCGGCGGGCACCCTTCCCTCCCGTTCCGACGAGTGGGCCGAGGCCTCCCGCCCGCCCGGTATACTCGCTCCATCCCGCAGCGAGGAGGGGCGACCGTGCCCGAACCCCACATTCACCTTTCCATCGACGGCGGCGTGTACCCGGCGCGGTCCGGCGAACCCCTGATCGACGCCCTGAACCGCGCCCGCGTGGACGTGCCGCAGGTCTGCTATCACCCGCAACTCGGCCCCGTGCAGACGTGCGACACGTGCGTGGTGGAGGTGGATGGGCGGCTCGTGCGGGCATGTGGCACGCAGGCTCAGGCGGGCATGACCGTCAGGACCGCCGTGCAGTCGGCGCAACGGGCACGTGAGGACGCCTTCGACCGCCTGCTCGCCAACCACCTGCTGTACTGCACCGTCTGCGACAACAACAACGGCAACTGCACGGTCCACAACACGACGCGGGCGCTGGGCGTCCAGCATCAGGAGCGGCCCTTCCAGCCCAAGCCCCACGCGCAGGACCACTCCAACCCCTTCTACCGCTACGACCCCGACCAGTGCATCCTCTGCGGGCGGTGCGTGGAGGCGTGCCAGAACCTCCAGGTCAACGAGACGCTGACGATCAACTGGGAGGACGAACATCCGCGCGTCTTGTGGGACGGCGACAAACCGGCGGGCGAGTCCAGTTGCGTCAGTTGCGGCCACTGCGTCACCGTCTGCCCGTGCAATGCGCTGATGGAGAAGTCCATGCTGGGGGAGGCGGGCTTCTTCACGGGGCTGGAGCTGCCCGTCTTCCAGAGCGCGGTCGCCGTCGTGAAGAACGTGGAGCCGTCGCTGGGGTACGGGCCGATCCTGAACCTCAGCGAGATCGAGGCCGCCGGGCGGGAGGGGTCCATCCGGCGGACGAAGACCGTCTGTACCTACTGCGGGGTGGGCTGCTCGTTCGAGGTGTGGACGAAGGACCGTCACATTCTCAAGGTGGAACCGGAGGGTGGTCCTGCGAATGGTGTCAGCACCTGCGTCAAGGGCAAGTTCGGCTGGGACTACGTGAACAGCGGGGAGCGGCTGACCACGCCCCTGATCCGCGAGGCGGGCCGCTTCCGCGAGGCGACGTGGGACGAGGCATTGGATGTGATCGCGCGGCGGCTGACCGAGATCAGGCGGGAGCACGGGCCGGACGCGCTCGCCTTCATCGCCTCGTCCAAGACGACGAACGAGGAAGCGTTCCTGATGCAGAAGCTCGCCCGCGCCGTGGTGGGCACGAACAACATGGACAACTGCTCGCGCTACTGCCAGAGTCCGGCCACGATGGGCCTGTGGCGCACGGTGGGCTACGGCGGCGACTCGGGCGGCATCGCGGAATTGGAGCGCGCGGGCCTCGTCATCGGCATCGGGACGAACACCGCCGAGAGCCACCCTGTCCTCGCCACCCGCGTCAAGCGGGCGCAGAAGTTACGCGGTCAGCGGCTCATCGTCGTGGACCTGCGCGAGCACGAGATGGCGCGGCGGGCCGACCTTTTCGTGCGCCCGAATCCCGGCACGGACTTCGTGTGGCTGAACGCGGTGAGTCGGCACATTCTGGACGAGGGGCTGGAAGATCGGGCCTTTTTAGAACGGTGGGTCAACGGGCTGGACGAGTTCCGGGCCAGCCTGGACGGGTACACGCTCGACTACGCCGAGGGGGTCACGGGCATTCCGCAGGACACCCTGCGCCGCATCGCCCGCGAGATCGTGGAGGCGGACGGCACCTGCGTCATGTGGGCGATGGGCGTCACGCAGCAGATGGGCGGCACGGAGACGAGCACGGCGATTTCCAACCTGCTCCTCGTCACCGGGAATTACATGCGGCCCGGCGCGGGCGCGTATCCATTACGAGGCCACAACAACGTTCAGGGCGCGTCCGACATGGGGGCGATGCCGGGCTTCGTGACGGGGTATCAGCGGGTGGACGACCCGGCGGTGCGGGCACGGTACGCGGCGGTCTGGGGCACCGAACTTCCCATCAATAAGGGCCTCGACAATCACGAGATGGTCCACGCCATTCACGGCGGCCACCTCCGCGCGATGTACCTCAAGGGCGAGGAGATGGCGGTCGTGGACTCCAACGCCAACTATGTGGACGCGGCGCTCGAAAAGCTCGACTTCCTCGTCGTGCAGGACGTGTTCTTCAGCCACACGGCGAGCTTCGCGGACGTGGTGCTTCCGGCGAGTCCGAGCCTGGAGAAGGACGGCACCTTCACGAACACGGAGCGGCGCATTCAGCGGCTTTACAAAGCTCTCGAACCGCTCGGACAGAGCAAACCCGACTGGCAGATCATCCAGCTCGTCGCCAATCGGCTCGGGGCGGGGTGGAAGTACACGCACCCCTCTCAGATCATGGACGAGGTGGCGAGCCTGACGCCGCTCTACGCCGGGGTGAACTACGAGCGACTAGAGGGCTTCCGCTCCCTCCAGTGGCCCGTCCACGCCGACGGCACCGATACGCCGCTGCTGTTCGCGGACGGCTTTCCGTTCCCGGACGGCAAAGCTCGCCTCTATCCGGCCCAGTTCGTCGCGCGGGCCGAGCCGCCGACCGCCGAGTACGACCTCCACCTCAACAACGGGCGGATGCTGGAGCATTTCCACGAGGGGAACATGACCTTCCGGGCGGCGGGATTGGCCGGGCAGGTGCCGGGGACGTTCGTGGAAGTGTCGCCGGAGTTGGCCGAGGAACGGGGGGTGCAGAGCGGCAGCCTCGTCCGCCTCGTCTCGCGGCATGAGGCGGTGTGCCTGCCCGTCCTCGTGACGAACCGGGTGATCGGGCGTCAGCTCTACATGCCGATGAACACACCCGACGCCGCGCAGGCCGTCAACCGCCTGACGGGCAGCCACGCGGACCTGTCCACCCACACGCCCGCCTACAAGGACACGGCGGTGAGGATGGAGGTGCTGGGCGCGGACGGCCCACCGCCCCTGCCGCGCACCAACCACCGCTCCGGCCACCCCACCCCCCAGCTCGGCGTGGAGGTGGAGCGCAAGTGGCGGCGTCCCGACTATGTGTTCCCCGGCTCCGGCCTGCCGATGGTAGAAGGCGGGGCGGATGACTGAACTCCCAGCGAAACGAGGTTGAGATGGCGAAATCCCTGCCCTACACACCGCGCGTCAGAACGCCGCAGGAGGAGTTGAGCGAGGCCAGCGCCGAGAACGCCGAGGCCCTGCTGGAGGGGTTGAAGCTCCTGCGCGCCCTCCACGACCACGGGGTTCTCGACGTATTGAACCGGGGAGTACGCGGCGGCGGTGGAATGGTCGGCGAGACGTTGCACGTGCTGGAGCGGGACGACTCCACCCGTCTCATCCGCAACTTGCTGGAAGTGGGCCGGGCCGTGAGTGACCTCGACCCGCAGAACGTCGGCGTACTGGGCCGCGCGCTGGGTGCGGGCGTAAACGAGGGGGCCATACGGGTGGCACGCGGCGAGCGGGTCGGCCTGCCCGAACTGCTGGGCCTCCTACGCGACCCGGACGTTCAGGTGGCGCTGACGGCCCTCTTCGGCCTCCTGAAGGGCTTCGGCCACGCGCTGCGAACGGCGGAGGACGGCGAGGCGTGACCCCCCGGCCCTCCTCCCCCGCCGTCACGGGAGCGCGCGTGCTGGCGTATGCGGGCGGCCAGATCACCGAGCGGGACGACGCGGTGGCGGTGGAGGAACCGCTCGAACTCCGCGTGTGGGACGGCGAAAAATCCATTCCCCTCGCCGTCACCATGAGAACGCCCGGTCACGACCTCGACCTCGTGCGGGGCTGGCTGCACGCGGAGGGTCTGCTGGACGGAGACCCCGTGTCGCTGGGGCAGGACCCGGACACCCCCAACGTCGTCACCCTGCACGCCCCCAATCCCCAGCGGTTGCTCGCCTCGGCCCGCGTGGGCGTGACCACGAGCGCCTGCGGGGTTTGCGGCAGCGGTAGCGTGGAGCGGCTGGCGGTGCGGGTGTGCCCCCCGGTGTGGACGGCGGGTCTCCTGTCCCCCGCCCTGCTCGCCGGGCTGCCGGGACGATTGAGGACGGCCCAGCCCGCCTACGACGCGACGGGCGGATTGCACGCGGCGGGCCTCCTCACCCCAGCGGGCGAACTGCTGGCGGCCTTCGAGGACGTGGGGCGACACAACGCCGTGGACAAGCTCGTGGGCTGGGCGCTGGGCCGTGGCCTGCTCCCGCTGGGCGACCACCTCCTCGTGACGAGCAGCCGCGCGGGCTTCGAGGTCGTGCAGAAGGCGGCGCTGGCGGGCGTGCCCGTGGTCGTGACGGTGGGGGCACCGAGCAGCCTCGCGGTGGAGACGGCGGCGGCGCTCGGCCTGACCCTGGTGGGCTTCGCGCGGGAGGGCCGCTTCAACGTGTACGCGGGGGCGGAACGCCTGGCCTGGGAGGACACTGCCGGGGGAGGTCCGGGCCTCTCGTCCACGGGGTCGTGATTCGCCCGATGTCTGCCCGATGTGTCGTCCGGTGGCCGCATGGGGTAGCCGGACACTCCTTCAGAACGCACTCGACCGCGCCTCCTTCCCCTTGTTTCCTATTCCAGTAGGCCCGTGCTCGCCTGTCCCACGAAGGTCTCGACCCAGGAGTAGGACAAGGAGGCGTGGCCCTGGTCGCCCCAGCAGTCGCCCCAGGAGTTCTTGACGATGAAGGAGCCGGAATCGTCGGCCACCGCGTGATTCGGCAGCACCCGCCCGATATTCTGGCTGGAGATGAAGCCGGTCACGGTGACGACGTGGTTGAGGTCGAGGTCGGCCCGGCCCCTCACGTAGCGCAACGTCCGGGCGGGCACGAAGCCGTTTGCGTCCGGGTTCATGTTGTTCAAGGGAGGACGCGGCGTTCGC includes:
- the fdhF gene encoding formate dehydrogenase subunit alpha, which encodes MPEPHIHLSIDGGVYPARSGEPLIDALNRARVDVPQVCYHPQLGPVQTCDTCVVEVDGRLVRACGTQAQAGMTVRTAVQSAQRAREDAFDRLLANHLLYCTVCDNNNGNCTVHNTTRALGVQHQERPFQPKPHAQDHSNPFYRYDPDQCILCGRCVEACQNLQVNETLTINWEDEHPRVLWDGDKPAGESSCVSCGHCVTVCPCNALMEKSMLGEAGFFTGLELPVFQSAVAVVKNVEPSLGYGPILNLSEIEAAGREGSIRRTKTVCTYCGVGCSFEVWTKDRHILKVEPEGGPANGVSTCVKGKFGWDYVNSGERLTTPLIREAGRFREATWDEALDVIARRLTEIRREHGPDALAFIASSKTTNEEAFLMQKLARAVVGTNNMDNCSRYCQSPATMGLWRTVGYGGDSGGIAELERAGLVIGIGTNTAESHPVLATRVKRAQKLRGQRLIVVDLREHEMARRADLFVRPNPGTDFVWLNAVSRHILDEGLEDRAFLERWVNGLDEFRASLDGYTLDYAEGVTGIPQDTLRRIAREIVEADGTCVMWAMGVTQQMGGTETSTAISNLLLVTGNYMRPGAGAYPLRGHNNVQGASDMGAMPGFVTGYQRVDDPAVRARYAAVWGTELPINKGLDNHEMVHAIHGGHLRAMYLKGEEMAVVDSNANYVDAALEKLDFLVVQDVFFSHTASFADVVLPASPSLEKDGTFTNTERRIQRLYKALEPLGQSKPDWQIIQLVANRLGAGWKYTHPSQIMDEVASLTPLYAGVNYERLEGFRSLQWPVHADGTDTPLLFADGFPFPDGKARLYPAQFVARAEPPTAEYDLHLNNGRMLEHFHEGNMTFRAAGLAGQVPGTFVEVSPELAEERGVQSGSLVRLVSRHEAVCLPVLVTNRVIGRQLYMPMNTPDAAQAVNRLTGSHADLSTHTPAYKDTAVRMEVLGADGPPPLPRTNHRSGHPTPQLGVEVERKWRRPDYVFPGSGLPMVEGGADD
- a CDS encoding DUF1641 domain-containing protein, translated to MAKSLPYTPRVRTPQEELSEASAENAEALLEGLKLLRALHDHGVLDVLNRGVRGGGGMVGETLHVLERDDSTRLIRNLLEVGRAVSDLDPQNVGVLGRALGAGVNEGAIRVARGERVGLPELLGLLRDPDVQVALTALFGLLKGFGHALRTAEDGEA
- a CDS encoding formate dehydrogenase accessory sulfurtransferase FdhD; protein product: MTPRPSSPAVTGARVLAYAGGQITERDDAVAVEEPLELRVWDGEKSIPLAVTMRTPGHDLDLVRGWLHAEGLLDGDPVSLGQDPDTPNVVTLHAPNPQRLLASARVGVTTSACGVCGSGSVERLAVRVCPPVWTAGLLSPALLAGLPGRLRTAQPAYDATGGLHAAGLLTPAGELLAAFEDVGRHNAVDKLVGWALGRGLLPLGDHLLVTSSRAGFEVVQKAALAGVPVVVTVGAPSSLAVETAAALGLTLVGFAREGRFNVYAGAERLAWEDTAGGGPGLSSTGS
- a CDS encoding C1 family peptidase, which encodes MNPDANGFVPARTLRYVRGRADLDLNHVVTVTGFISSQNIGRVLPNHAVADDSGSFIVKNSWGDCWGDQGHASLSYSWVETFVGQASTGLLE